From one Streptococcus oralis genomic stretch:
- a CDS encoding cell division protein FtsQ/DivIB produces MSKDKKKESNPKQELSEWQKRNQEYLKKKAEEEAALAEEKEKEKQARKEANSKLLEESKKSSSESDKEASSPSKEPSEKKEKSKKDDPKVKEEKKKKKEKPEKPAKPKIAPVHIWRAVSILVPSVLVLLLSVYLLTPLSTIKNIEVKGNSNTHADDIKQASGIQDSDYTLALLLDKETYAERIKSNHWIESAKINYQFPTNFTIEVKEFDIVGYYVSGEEHYPILSSGTVESTPVDRLNLPETYLTVTFNDEQQVKELITGLSTISEDIKSQIQKIELAPSKATADLLKITMLDTDEVLVPLSELSKKLPYYSKIKPQLSEPSVVDMEAGVYSYTIADKLIEEAEEKAKQEAKEAEKKKQEEEKKKQEEQGNQSQTSQQSQSR; encoded by the coding sequence ATGTCAAAGGATAAGAAAAAAGAATCAAACCCCAAGCAAGAATTGTCTGAATGGCAGAAACGAAACCAGGAATACCTGAAGAAGAAGGCTGAGGAAGAAGCTGCCCTAGCTGAAGAGAAGGAAAAGGAAAAACAAGCTCGTAAGGAAGCCAACTCGAAACTATTGGAGGAATCCAAGAAATCATCGAGTGAATCAGATAAGGAAGCCTCAAGTCCAAGCAAGGAACCTTCCGAAAAAAAAGAGAAATCTAAAAAGGATGATCCTAAAGTCAAAGAAGAAAAGAAGAAGAAAAAAGAAAAACCAGAGAAACCAGCCAAACCTAAAATTGCACCTGTTCATATTTGGCGAGCTGTGAGTATCTTGGTACCCAGTGTCCTGGTCCTCCTTCTTTCAGTCTATCTATTGACTCCGCTTTCGACCATCAAAAATATCGAGGTTAAGGGAAATAGTAACACGCATGCGGATGACATCAAACAGGCTTCTGGAATTCAAGATAGCGACTATACTTTAGCCCTATTGTTGGATAAGGAAACATACGCTGAGCGAATCAAGTCCAATCATTGGATAGAATCAGCGAAGATTAACTATCAATTTCCGACTAACTTTACGATTGAGGTTAAGGAATTTGATATTGTTGGTTATTATGTGTCTGGTGAAGAACATTATCCTATTCTGTCTAGTGGTACAGTAGAGTCAACTCCTGTTGATCGCTTAAACTTGCCTGAGACTTATCTAACAGTTACCTTTAACGATGAGCAGCAGGTGAAAGAGCTGATAACGGGATTGTCTACTATCAGTGAGGATATCAAGAGTCAAATCCAGAAAATCGAATTAGCACCGAGCAAGGCAACAGCAGATCTTTTAAAAATTACCATGCTGGATACAGATGAGGTTTTGGTTCCCCTATCAGAATTGAGCAAGAAATTGCCTTATTACAGCAAAATCAAGCCACAATTGTCAGAACCGAGTGTAGTCGATATGGAAGCTGGAGTATACAGCTACACGATAGCGGATAAGCTGATAGAAGAAGCAGAAGAAAAAGCCAAACAAGAGGCCAAGGAAGCTGAGAAGAAAAAACAGGAAGAAGAAAAGAAAAAACAAGAAGAACAGGGAAATCAAAGCCAAA
- a CDS encoding UDP-N-acetylglucosamine--N-acetylmuramyl-(pentapeptide) pyrophosphoryl-undecaprenol N-acetylglucosamine transferase: MKKIVFTGGGTVGHVTLNLLLMPKFIEDGWEVHYIGDKHGIEHQEILKSGLNVTFHSIATGKLRRYFSWQNMLDVFKVGWGIVQSLFIMLRLRPQALFSKGGFVSVPPVIAARVSGVPVFIHESDLSMGLANKIAYKFATKMYSTFEQPVSLAKVEHVGAVTKVTGQEAPEPDELVNIQTHFNPKLPTVLFVGGSAGARVFNQLVTDHKQELTERYNIINLTGDSSLNELSQNLFRVDYVTDLYQPLMEMADVVVTRGGANTIFELLAMAKLHLIVPLGREASRGDQIENAAYFVKKGYAEELQESDLTLESLEEKLSHLLSHKDQYQASMKASTELKSLADFYDLLRKDLA; the protein is encoded by the coding sequence ATGAAAAAAATTGTCTTTACAGGTGGGGGGACGGTTGGACACGTCACCCTCAACCTTTTGTTAATGCCTAAGTTCATCGAAGACGGCTGGGAAGTCCACTATATCGGGGATAAACACGGAATCGAACACCAAGAAATTCTCAAGTCAGGCTTGAATGTGACCTTTCACTCCATTGCGACTGGGAAGTTGCGTCGTTATTTCTCTTGGCAAAATATGCTGGACGTGTTTAAAGTTGGTTGGGGAATTGTCCAATCCCTCTTTATCATGTTACGACTGCGTCCACAGGCTCTTTTTTCAAAAGGAGGATTTGTCTCTGTACCGCCGGTTATCGCAGCGCGAGTGTCAGGAGTGCCTGTCTTTATTCACGAATCGGACCTGTCTATGGGCTTGGCCAATAAAATTGCCTATAAATTCGCAACTAAGATGTACTCAACCTTTGAGCAGCCTGTTAGTCTTGCAAAAGTTGAGCATGTGGGAGCAGTGACCAAGGTAACAGGCCAAGAGGCGCCAGAACCAGACGAATTGGTGAATATCCAAACCCACTTTAATCCTAAATTGCCAACGGTATTGTTTGTTGGTGGTTCTGCAGGAGCTCGTGTATTTAACCAATTGGTGACTGATCATAAGCAAGAACTGACAGAGCGCTACAATATTATCAATCTCACTGGAGATTCTAGCCTCAATGAGTTGAGTCAAAATCTCTTTCGTGTTGATTATGTGACGGATCTCTATCAACCCTTGATGGAGATGGCAGATGTGGTGGTGACGCGTGGCGGTGCCAATACGATTTTCGAACTCTTGGCCATGGCGAAACTCCATCTCATCGTACCATTGGGTCGTGAAGCAAGTCGAGGAGACCAGATTGAAAATGCAGCTTACTTTGTTAAGAAAGGCTATGCAGAAGAACTTCAAGAAAGTGACTTGACCTTGGAAAGCTTGGAGGAGAAACTCAGTCACTTGCTTAGTCATAAGGACCAATACCAAGCTAGCATGAAAGCTTCGACTGAGTTGAAATCTCTTGCAGATTTTTACGATCTACTAAGAAAAGACCTAGCATAA
- the murD gene encoding UDP-N-acetylmuramoyl-L-alanine--D-glutamate ligase, whose protein sequence is MKVIDQFKNKKVLVLGLAKSGESAARLLDKLGAIVTVNDGKPFEENPAAQSLLEDGIKVVTGGHPLELLDEDFALMVKNPGIPYSNPMIEKALAKGIPVLTEVELAYLISEAPIIGITGSNGKTTTTTMIGEVLTAAGQRGLLSGNIGYPASQVAQTATAKDTLVMELSSFQLMGVQEFHPEIAVITNLMPTHIDYHGSFEEYVAAKWNIQNKMTADDFLVLNFNQDLAKELATKTQATVVPFSTLKKVDGAYLADGQLYFRGEVVMATSEIGVPGSHNVENALATIAVAKLRGVDNQTIKETLSAFGGVKHRLQFVDEIQGVKFYNDSKSTNILATQKALSGFDNSKVILIAGGLDRGNEFDELVPDITGLKKMVILGQSAERVKLAADKAGVAYVDATDIADATRKAYELATQGDVVLLSPANASWDMYANFEVRGDLFINTVAELKE, encoded by the coding sequence ATGAAAGTAATCGATCAATTTAAAAATAAGAAAGTTCTTGTTTTAGGTTTGGCTAAGTCTGGTGAGTCTGCGGCCCGTTTGTTGGACAAGCTAGGAGCTATTGTGACAGTAAATGACGGCAAGCCTTTTGAGGAAAATCCAGCTGCACAAAGCCTACTGGAAGATGGAATCAAGGTTGTCACTGGTGGGCATCCTTTGGAGCTCTTGGATGAAGATTTCGCTCTGATGGTGAAAAATCCAGGTATCCCGTATAGCAATCCCATGATTGAAAAGGCATTGGCAAAGGGGATTCCAGTCTTGACTGAGGTGGAATTGGCTTATTTGATTTCGGAAGCACCAATTATCGGTATCACTGGTTCAAATGGGAAAACCACTACAACGACGATGATTGGGGAAGTTTTGACTGCTGCTGGTCAACGCGGTCTCTTGTCAGGGAACATCGGCTATCCTGCTAGTCAAGTGGCTCAAACTGCAACAGCCAAGGACACGCTCGTCATGGAACTTTCTTCTTTCCAACTGATGGGTGTCCAAGAATTCCATCCTGAGATTGCGGTTATTACCAACCTCATGCCAACTCATATCGACTATCATGGTTCTTTTGAAGAGTATGTGGCAGCTAAGTGGAATATCCAGAACAAGATGACAGCGGATGATTTCCTTGTATTGAACTTTAACCAAGACTTGGCAAAAGAATTGGCTACTAAAACACAAGCCACTGTTGTTCCATTTTCAACACTTAAAAAGGTTGATGGAGCCTATCTTGCAGATGGTCAACTCTATTTCCGTGGCGAAGTGGTCATGGCAACTAGTGAAATCGGTGTTCCAGGTAGCCACAATGTAGAAAATGCCCTTGCGACTATTGCTGTAGCCAAGCTCCGTGGCGTGGACAATCAAACCATCAAGGAAACTCTATCAGCCTTTGGAGGTGTCAAACACCGTCTCCAATTTGTGGATGAAATTCAGGGTGTCAAATTCTATAACGATAGCAAGTCAACCAATATCTTGGCTACTCAAAAAGCCTTGTCAGGATTTGACAATAGTAAGGTTATCTTAATCGCAGGTGGTTTGGACCGCGGCAATGAGTTTGACGAATTGGTGCCAGATATTACTGGGCTCAAGAAGATGGTTATCCTCGGTCAATCTGCAGAACGTGTCAAACTGGCAGCGGATAAGGCTGGTGTGGCTTATGTAGATGCGACAGATATTGCTGATGCGACCCGCAAGGCTTATGAGCTCGCGACTCAAGGAGATGTGGTTCTCCTCAGTCCTGCCAATGCTAGCTGGGATATGTATGCTAACTTTGAAGTACGTGGCGACCTCTTTATCAACACAGTAGCGGAGTTAAAGGAATAA
- a CDS encoding DUF3165 family protein produces MIYLIIGILLLLLYVFATPQSIKGTVNIVILVFVVVALLILLMLSILQIFQLPTEFFVTIAMLALAYFSLRDITLMSVKKSRRR; encoded by the coding sequence ATGATCTATTTAATCATAGGGATACTCTTATTACTACTCTATGTATTTGCGACACCTCAAAGTATTAAAGGAACAGTCAACATCGTTATCTTGGTCTTTGTAGTTGTTGCACTCTTGATTTTGCTGATGTTGTCCATCTTGCAAATCTTCCAATTACCGACAGAATTCTTTGTCACAATCGCCATGCTGGCCCTAGCCTACTTTAGCTTGAGAGACATTACGCTCATGTCTGTAAAAAAGAGCAGAAGAAGATAA